One window of Chryseobacterium indologenes genomic DNA carries:
- a CDS encoding DinB family protein — MTTTATATKQFMTSEQLLNDWQGHRNLTRRVIEAFPEKDLFEFSIGGMRPFAKLAVELIGIGGPALKGIVEGTMEAYNEEAFNPKTKEELLKKWDEQTEVINHYFNMISEERFQETFNLFGEYEFPVYQNILYFVDNEVHHRGQGYVYLRALGIEPPFFWERF; from the coding sequence ATGACAACTACAGCAACAGCCACTAAACAATTCATGACTTCTGAACAGCTATTAAATGACTGGCAGGGACACAGAAATCTGACGAGAAGAGTTATTGAAGCTTTCCCTGAAAAAGATTTATTTGAATTTTCAATTGGCGGAATGAGACCGTTTGCAAAACTGGCAGTAGAGCTGATTGGCATTGGCGGACCTGCTTTAAAGGGAATTGTTGAAGGAACTATGGAAGCTTACAATGAAGAAGCTTTTAATCCAAAAACAAAAGAAGAACTTTTAAAAAAGTGGGATGAACAAACAGAAGTAATCAACCATTATTTCAATATGATTTCTGAGGAGCGCTTCCAGGAAACTTTCAATTTATTCGGAGAATATGAATTCCCGGTATATCAGAACATCCTTTATTTTGTAGATAACGAGGTTCACCACCGTGGGCAGGGATATGTTTATCTGAGAGCTTTAGGAATAGAACCACCTTTCTTCTGGGAAAGATTTTAA